From the Lolium rigidum isolate FL_2022 chromosome 2, APGP_CSIRO_Lrig_0.1, whole genome shotgun sequence genome, one window contains:
- the LOC124686097 gene encoding uncharacterized protein LOC124686097, with protein MASRRHCPSSPAANPLDDENLLCEILLRLPPQPSSLPRASAVCKRWRRLVSEAGFFRRFRLHHYRNPPLLGFFQDGSKGMTFVPTLEAPNRVHPRRFSLQRDGTDRSYMPLGCRHGLFLILLPERLQVLVWDPLTGDQNRIAVPAPFATSSANINGAVLRDAGNVQRFQVVLVLVDDGHNKQNVRALACVYSSNTGLWGDLLSTPIPYQAKLSSSWNDAVLAGDSLHWRLWGDLAGILEFDLEKQSLTVIGVPLDKKDCFRITRTEGGGLGFICISECSSQLWKRKTDSDGVTSWMLGRTVELDKLFSLKLRQNGSLIILGYAEENNVVLVWTISGLFMIHLESFKFKKLFETMTLSYYYPFESVFPAGK; from the coding sequence ATGGCCAGCCGCCGCCACTGCCCCAGTTCGCCGGCGGCCAATCCGCTGGACGACGAGAACCTCCTCTGCGAGATTCTCCTCCGACTTCCCCCGCAGCCTTCGTCCCTCCCTCGCGCATCCGCCGTCTGCAAGCGCTGGCGACGCCTCGTCTCCGAAGCCGGCTTCTTCCGCCGCTTCCGCCTCCACCACTACCGCAACCCGCCACTCCTCGGTTTCTTCCAAGATGGATCGAAAGGTATGACCTTCGTACCTACTCTGGAGGCCCCCAATCGTGTCCATCCACGGCGCTTCTCCTTGCAGCGCGACGGCACCGACCGGTCTTACATGCCCCTCGGATGCCGACATGGTCTTTTCCTCATCTTGCTTCCGGAGCGCCTACAGGTCCTGGTCTGGGACCCCCTCACCGGCGACCAGAACCGCATTGCCGTTCCTGCGCCCTTCGCTACAAGTAGCGCCAACATCAATGGGGCGGTGCTTCGCGATGCCGGAAACGTCCAACGGTTCCAGGTGGTCTTGGTTCTGGTAGACGACGGCCACAACAAACAAAATGTGCGAGCGCTCGCCTGCGTCTACTCGTCAAATACTGGCTTGTGGGGAGATCTACTCTCAACACCGATTCCATACCAAGCTAAATTGAGCAGTTCCTGGAATGACGCTGTGCTGGCTGGGGATTCCCTTCACTGGAGGCTTTGGGGCGATCTGGCTGGAATTCTTGAGTTTGATTTGGAGAAGCAGAGCCTAACTGTGATAGGGGTGCCACTGGATAAGAAGGACTGCTTCAGGATTACGCGGACCGAGGGTGGTGGGCTTGGTTTTATTTGTATTTCGGAATGCAGTTCCCAGTTATGGAAGAGAAAGACTGATAGTGACGGTGTTACTTCTTGGATGCTTGGAAGAACTGTTGAACTGGACAAGCTATTTTCCCTGAAATTACGGCAGAATGGGAGCTTAATAATACTAGGCTACGCTGAGGAGAATAATGTGGTGTTAGTGTGGACGATTAGCGGCCTCTTCATGATCCATCTTGAGTCGTTCAAGTTCAAGAAGCTTTTCGAGACCATGACCTTGTCTTACTACTATCCGTTCGAAAGTGTCTTCCCTGCAGGTAAATAG